The Gammaproteobacteria bacterium genome window below encodes:
- the glcE gene encoding glycolate oxidase subunit GlcE, producing the protein MAPIPKRRQRDRGGESGPARDLGEATAERVRTAFRAGTPLRIVGGGSKSFYGGACAGETLAMQAHAGILDYEPSELYLEARAGTPLLLIEETLAAKGQMLPFEPPHFAGGATLGGCIASGLSGPGRISGGAVRDAMLGVLLVNGRGERLRFGGRVMKNVAGYDISRLMAGALGTLGILLEATVRLLPVPAAQLSLALEMPPETALAQLRRWLRRGLPLSASFHDGERLFLRLSSGPGGVAAAWRAIGGERCDDQSLWRDIRDQRRAFFRGAAPLWRISLPPASAPLPLPGRQAFEWHGALRWAATDAPAATVRELAAGHGGHACLFRPPPSPKHAPEHDPEHDRKHDPFHPLPEALLALHRRLKRAFDPAGILNPGRLYPGM; encoded by the coding sequence ATGGCGCCGATCCCGAAACGGCGGCAACGCGACCGCGGCGGCGAATCGGGCCCCGCACGCGACCTCGGCGAGGCGACCGCCGAGCGGGTGCGTACCGCTTTCCGCGCCGGCACGCCGCTGCGGATCGTCGGCGGCGGCAGCAAGTCGTTCTACGGCGGGGCCTGCGCCGGCGAAACGCTGGCCATGCAGGCGCACGCCGGCATCCTCGACTACGAACCCAGCGAACTCTACCTGGAGGCGCGCGCCGGGACGCCGCTGCTGCTGATCGAGGAAACGCTGGCGGCAAAAGGCCAGATGCTGCCATTCGAGCCGCCGCACTTCGCCGGCGGGGCGACCCTGGGCGGCTGCATCGCCAGCGGCCTGTCCGGCCCCGGCAGGATATCCGGCGGCGCCGTTCGGGACGCGATGCTCGGCGTGCTGCTGGTCAACGGCAGGGGAGAACGGCTGCGCTTCGGAGGCCGCGTCATGAAGAACGTCGCGGGCTACGACATCAGCCGCCTGATGGCCGGTGCGCTGGGCACCCTCGGCATCCTGCTGGAGGCCACCGTCCGGCTGCTGCCGGTACCGGCCGCCCAGCTCTCCCTGGCCTTGGAAATGCCCCCGGAGACGGCGCTGGCGCAGCTGCGCCGGTGGCTGCGGCGCGGGCTGCCGCTGAGCGCCAGCTTCCACGACGGCGAACGACTATTCCTGCGGCTGTCCTCCGGCCCCGGCGGCGTCGCCGCGGCATGGCGCGCGATCGGCGGCGAGCGTTGCGACGACCAATCCCTGTGGCGGGACATACGCGATCAGCGCCGCGCCTTCTTCCGGGGCGCCGCCCCGCTGTGGCGCATCTCGCTGCCGCCCGCGAGCGCGCCGCTGCCCCTGCCCGGCCGCCAGGCATTCGAGTGGCACGGCGCCCTGCGCTGGGCCGCCACGGACGCGCCTGCCGCGACGGTGCGCGAACTCGCTGCCGGGCATGGCGGCCATGCCTGTCTGTTCCGCCCGCCGCCGTCGCCGAAACACGCCCCAGAACATGACCCAGAGCATGACCGGAAGCATGACCCGTTCCACCCCTTGCCGGAGGCGCTGCTCGCGTTGCACCGGCGGCTCAAACGGGCCTTCGACCCCGCCGGCATCCTGAACCCGGGCCGGCTTTATCCCGGGATGTAG
- a CDS encoding NYN domain-containing protein — FHRKYGCIYIVSGDSDLVPAVEMAKELNACPRIIIANPPRRKSDELCRVADAWFSISEKKFRLSQLPEMVRSKKGAKLTRPAEWR; from the coding sequence TTCCATCGAAAATATGGCTGCATTTATATTGTTTCCGGTGACAGCGACCTTGTTCCGGCGGTTGAAATGGCGAAAGAATTAAATGCCTGCCCCAGAATAATTATAGCCAACCCGCCCAGGCGAAAGAGCGATGAGTTATGCAGGGTTGCTGATGCGTGGTTCAGTATCAGCGAAAAGAAATTCCGGCTTTCCCAACTGCCGGAAATGGTCAGAAGCAAAAAAGGCGCGAAACTAACCCGCCCTGCTGAATGGAGGTAA
- the glcF gene encoding glycolate oxidase subunit GlcF — MQTRLPPELLRSRDGREADRILRQCVHCGFCNTDCPTYRLFGDELDGPRGRIYQIKRFLEGEASGAANLLRLDRCLNCRACETACPSGVEYSRLLDLARPRIAARYGRALPERLKRRLGLAVLPHKRRLAAALALARLLRFALPARLRRRLPPRPPRPQSDEGGAGRKEKAPPVRHVRRMLILEGCVQSVTAPDINRHCRRLLERMEISLLEIEDACCGALAYHLEDKAAARATMRRNIDRLWPQLEQGAEAVVGTASGCGSMIKEYGYLLRDDPAYAAKARRVSEAYRDIAEVLAAAPPGALRACNTRAAVHIPCTLQHGQSAAIARLRATLTAAGLDAPLVEGPCCGSAGFYSLAQPRIAERLLHDKLRELARHPADVIATANIGCQLHLQSASAKPVRHWTALLRADAWDSLA, encoded by the coding sequence ATGCAGACCCGCCTGCCGCCAGAATTGTTGCGCAGCCGCGACGGCCGCGAGGCCGACCGCATCCTGCGCCAGTGCGTACACTGCGGTTTCTGCAACACGGACTGCCCCACCTACCGTCTGTTCGGCGACGAGCTGGACGGGCCGCGCGGGCGCATCTATCAGATCAAGCGCTTCCTCGAGGGCGAAGCGAGCGGCGCCGCCAACCTGCTGCGCCTGGACCGCTGCCTGAATTGCCGCGCCTGCGAAACGGCCTGCCCTTCGGGCGTAGAGTACTCGCGCCTGCTCGATCTGGCGCGACCGCGCATCGCGGCGCGCTACGGGCGCGCCCTCCCGGAACGGCTGAAGCGGCGCCTGGGCCTGGCCGTGCTGCCGCACAAGCGGCGGCTGGCGGCGGCGCTGGCGCTGGCGCGCCTGCTGCGCTTTGCCCTGCCCGCGAGACTGCGCCGCCGGCTCCCGCCGCGGCCGCCGCGGCCGCAAAGCGACGAGGGCGGCGCCGGGAGGAAGGAGAAAGCGCCGCCCGTCCGCCATGTGCGCCGGATGCTGATCCTGGAGGGTTGCGTACAATCCGTGACGGCCCCCGACATCAACCGGCACTGCCGTCGTCTGCTGGAGCGCATGGAGATCTCGTTGCTGGAGATCGAAGACGCCTGTTGCGGCGCGCTGGCGTACCACCTGGAGGACAAGGCGGCGGCGCGGGCGACGATGCGGCGCAATATAGACCGGCTGTGGCCGCAGCTGGAGCAAGGCGCCGAGGCGGTGGTAGGCACGGCCAGCGGCTGCGGCAGCATGATCAAGGAGTACGGCTACCTGTTGCGCGACGACCCGGCTTACGCCGCCAAGGCGCGGCGCGTCTCGGAGGCGTACCGGGACATCGCCGAAGTGCTGGCCGCCGCCCCCCCCGGCGCGCTGCGCGCCTGCAACACCCGCGCCGCCGTGCACATACCCTGCACCCTGCAGCACGGCCAGTCTGCCGCCATCGCGCGACTGCGGGCCACCTTGACCGCCGCCGGTCTGGACGCGCCCCTGGTAGAGGGCCCGTGCTGCGGCTCGGCCGGCTTCTATTCTCTGGCGCAGCCGCGCATCGCCGAGCGGCTCCTGCACGACAAGCTGCGCGAGCTGGCGCGACACCCCGCCGACGTGATCGCCACCGCCAACATCGGCTGCCAGCTGCACCTGCAAAGCGCCTCCGCCAAGCCGGTCCGGCACTGGACCGCCCTGCTGCGCGCAGACGCCTGGGACTCGCTCGCCTGA